TTGGGGAAATGCCCCCTGGCCCGGACCGCCCGGCGCAGCTTTGAGTTCAACGCTTCAATGGCATTGGTCGTGTAAAGGATGCGCCGGACCTCGCGCGGGAAGGCAAAGAAGGGGATGACCTCCGGCCACGCCCGCCGCCAAGCCTTGCCGATGGCCGCGTATTTTTCGCCCCAAGGCCCGGTCTCAAAGGCGCTCAGAGCCATCTCGGCGGCCTTGTCGTCGACAGCGTCGTAGACCGTCTTCAGGGCGGCGGCGATGGCCTTGCGGTCCTTCCAGGACGCGAACTCCATGCTGTGGCGCAGCAGATGAACGACGCAAGTCTGAACAATCGTCTCCGGATAGGCAGCCGCGATCGCCTCGGGAAAGCCTTTCAGCCCATCGACGACGGCCAGCAGGATGTCCTCCACACCCCGGTTCTTCAACTCGTTCAGGACGCGCAGCCAGAACTTGGCGCCCTCGTTCTGTTCGATCCACAGGCCCAGCACCTCCTTGGCGCCGTCGGCCCGCACGCCGATGGCGACATGGATGGCCTTGTTGCGGACCAGACCTTCGTCGCGGATCTTGACCCGGATGGCATCCAGGAACACCAGGGGGTAGATCGCCTCCAGCGGCCGGTTCTGCCAGGCCGTCACCTCCTCGATCACGGCGTCCGTCACCGTGGAGATCAGGTCGGCCGACACCTCGATGCCATAGAGCTCCCGCAGGTGTCCCGTGATCTCCCGGGTTGACATGCCGCGTGCGTACATTGAGATGATCTTCTCGTCGAAGCCGGGGAAGCGCCGCTGGTATTTGCCGATCAGCGCCGGATCGAACGTCCCCGACCGATCGCGGGGAATGGACAGACCCATCGAGCCGCCATCGGTCAGCACCGTCTTGTGGCCGTAACCGTTGCGACGGTTGCCGCTCTCATCTCCAGCCAGATGATGATCCAGCTCCGCCTTCAGCGCCCGCTCCGTCAGCGCCTTCTTCAGCTGGTCGAGCAGGCCGTTCTGGTCGAATGCCGTCTTCGCATCGGCTCCAGCCAGCAGCTGGTCAAGGATCGCGTCAGGGATAACAGGATCTTTGCGTCGGGCCATTCAGGGTCTCCTTCTGTTTCAGGATAACCCCGCCAAGCACGAAATTCCCGATAGTCCCTCGGGCTCTTACACTCGATCACCACGACGGGGATGCCGTTGAGATGGATCACCACATCAGGGATGCGAGTCACCTCGGCCTTGACGCGGAACTGGTGAGTAACCGTCAGGACATTGTTGGTGAGAGTGCGGAAATCGATTACGCGAAGGGTTCGCCGTGTAGCCTCACCCTGAATGGGGCGACTGAAGTTGCCTCGCAGAATGGATAACCACGCCTCGTTGCTGGACACCGACACGAGGTCAGCGTAGGCCGCCTGGGCGTCGGCCTCAGACACACCATTGATCCGTTTGATGGCAGCCACGACATGGGGGCGGAACAGCACCTGATTATCGCCGTCGCGGAGGTCTGCATGGTCCTCCGGTGGCACGAAGCAGTAACCCATGGCCTCAAGGCAGACGATAGTCGGCTGTTCGACAAGATGCCATTCCATGCCCTGGGCCACAACTGTCTCTCCTCTTCTCGTGCCCTATTCAGCAGCGGCTAAGTTGTCGATGAAGACCCGCTTCTGGCCCGACAGGAGGTCGGATAGAAGGGCGGATTTGGTTTCCTTCAAAGAAGCCAACTCCTCCCTGGAAGCTTGCTCGGCTTCTGACAACGCATTAAGGCGATGAACAATCTTTTCCTGCTCGGGCTTCGGTGGCACGGCTATAAGCTGATTTGTGATTTCTGACTTATGAACATGGAGCAAGCTTGCCTTGAAGCCGTGAGCCTTAGATTCAATGCGAGTCGTGACCAATGTCATCGCAAAGAACAGCCAGAACTTGTCCACTTCAGAACATGAGTGCACTTTGAAGATGTGCTGGTTCAGCACTCCACGAGGGCCATCCCAGAGGTGAGGTCCGAATGACACCCCTCGAACGCCAGCCCAAGAAAAGAGCAGATCACCAGGGTCAACAATCCACTTGTCTTTCGGCGTCCCTGCAAAGTAATTGAACTCCCGCGAGCCATTGAGATTTTGAATCCTGATAATAGGCAACCCATGACTAGTCCATTCTGTTGGGCGAAAACCGTTACCATTAGTGAGAGTGCATAACTCTCCAAGCGGTTTCAGTTCCCAAGTCTCTGGAATTTCGCCGACCTCGGTCAGCTTGAAGCGGGTGTGTCCGATGCCTCGGGTCAGCAGCCGTTTAAGGACACCCTGCTTGACTTTGCGGGTCTGCTCGATGACTGCTTGTGTCGCCTGAATGGCCTCGTCCACACTAGTGAGGATCTCAGCAATGCGGCGTTGTGCATGTAGCGGTGGTAGAGCTATAGGAAAACTCTTGAGAGACTTCTTGCTGATCTCCAAAAATGTGCTGCCACCTGCAAGACGTTCCAAGTTCAAACGATTGTAGATGATCCATTGGGTCAGAAACGTAGGATCATAGTGGCGGCTAGGCAGAAAGTTCGCGAACCCTTGGTTCGTTGTCATCGGCACCAAGTTAATCACCGGGTACCCTATGGTCGCCCTGCTGGTCATGAGAACAGACCCAGGCGGAAGCAACCTTAGAGACAAACCTTTGATGGCCTTATCATTTATACTTGAAGCCGTCCTGTTGATTTTCGTTACCCCGATGGGAAGTTTGGTTACGTCCGACGGAGTCGCCCAGGCAATTGTGCCATCTTCCCAGTAGGAAGCTTCATCCTTAGACGGTGTAGAGCCGCCCACGATGTCTGCCATTTCCCCCAGAGTAGTCTTGAGCCATCCCTCAGGCACCTTCTGGGACATACCCAAGCTCCTTCAAAAAACCCATCATTTTTGCTTCAGCGGTGTCCCGCTGTTCCCGTAGTTCGAGGAGCTTCTCGACTTCCTCGGCCACGTCGAGGTCTTCCGCGTCCTCGGTGACGTGGACATAGCGGCTGATGTTGAGGTTATGGTCGTTGGTAGCGATCTCCTGGATCGGCACCACGCGGGCAAGGCGGTCCACGTCGGCATAGTCGTGAAATGCCCTGGCGAGGACGGCGACGTTACTGGCGGACAGATGGTTCTGAGCCTTGCCCTCGACGAACTGCTCCACGCCGTTAACAAATAGCACCTTGCCCTTCCGCTCGGCAGGCTTGTCCTTGCGGATGATGACGATGCAGGCGGGGATCCCGGCCCCGTAGAACAGGTTGGGGGCCAACCCGATCACGGCCTCTATCAGGTCGTCCTTCAGCATGCCCTCGCGGATCCGCCCCTCGGCCCCGCTGCGGAACAGGATGCCGTGGGGCAGGACCACACCCAACATACCGTCGTGCTTCAGGCTGGCGATCATGTGCTGCACGAAGGCCAGGTCGGCATAAGACTTAGGCGGGCAGCCGTAGCGGTCACGGGCGAAAGGATCACCGTTGCTCCAAACGTCGTGTCCCCATTGCTTTAATGAAAAAGGTGGATTAGCTAGAACACGGTCAAAAGTGCGGATGGCACCACGAGCTAGATGTACTCCTTTCAGTGTGTCCATCAGTCCGTCAACACCTTGCCGTCTAACACCCTCACCAATGAGGTGCTTAGGGTCAATGAGGGTGTCACCTCGGGCGACTGACGCGTCGTCGATGTCGTGCAGGAACAGGTTCATCTGGCAGATGGCCCAGGTGTTCAGGTTCCGCTCCTGCCCAAACAGGGACAAACTCTTCGGGTTCTTGCCCAGCCGCTCCAAGTGGTGGACGACCTCCAGCAACATACCACCGGACCCACAAGTGGGGTCGTAGATGGACATGCCCTCGTCGGGACGGAGACATTCCACGATCAGCCGTACAACCATCTTGGGGGTGTAAAATTCGCCCCCCTTTTTGCCTGCGTCATCGGCGAACTGGGCGATCAGGTACTCGTACGCCTGCCCAAGAACGTCCGGCTCGACGTCGACGTTGCGGAGCCGGTACCTCTCGAAGTGCTGAAGGAGCTTCTCCAGAACTGCGTCGGGAAAGCGTTCCTTGTTGTTAAAATCCACGTCCTGGAACACGCCCCGCAGACGGTGGTTGGCGTCTTCAACCGCGTGGAATGCGACGTTGAGGTGGGTACCGATGTCAGTGGTGTGCCTCCGCACATCCTTCCAGAAGTGCCCAACGGGGATGGGAAAGCGGTGCTCCTCGGGGTCGGCGGCAAGTTCCTCATCGCCGTATCTCGCCAGCCGTTCTTCGTACTCTTCCTCCCATACGTCACATAGCCGTTTGTAGAACAGAAGACCGAAGATGTAGTGCTTGTAATCACTGGCATCGATTGCCCCTCGGAGGATATCGGCGGCCCTCCAGAGGTGGGCTTCAAGCTGGTCGAGCGATAGTACCGTCATGTGTCTGCCGTTGGCCTCAGGCGTGATAGAGGCGGCAATCTATCAGAAGAAGTACAGCAGGTAACTCACTGAAGTGCCTTACCTGGTAGAAGTTTTTTTGGGACTGACGATCGACGCGGGTCCCCTCTGGTCCATTGACGGAATCGTCTTACTGGCTGAGGACTTAACGTCGACACCGGGCAGCAACCTGGTGCACAGACGCATTCAGAAGATGCACGAAAACCGTGCCAAAACCCTCGCACCACCTGCATTCTGGTTGAATCTAGTGTCAGCGTCAGTGCACTCGACATTAACGGCAAAACCCTGACCTCGACCCAGGAATGGTACATCGACAGCCTTATGGGCTCCATGACTAAAACGTTCATCAAGATCGATGCCCGTGACGGCGTCTTCCTCGTTGCCAGCGACAAGGCCGGTAGTGCGACGGCAATCACGAAGAACGAATCGGACGCATAGTCCAGGGTCAGCAGCATCGTTTTGAGCCAGAGTGGAGCCACAGAGATCGGCGGCTCGGGCGTCCTCTCGGGTCCTGTCGGCACGTCCCTCTACATTAGGTTGGATGCCTTGTACCTCCTCTTGGGTGGCGGCACCCCAACCGGTGTTGTGACGCTGTCACTCCTGGCTCTTCAAAGCTAAGAGTTGCGACAGACGAAAATCCGCGACCTGGGATGTCTTTTCCCTCATACGATCAGATCTGGGCTCACCACCTCCAACTATTGAGTTGTGGAGTCACTCCTTTCGACGAGGAGTCAGGCTGCGTTTGGTGCTGTGCAACTGTCGCAATTTTCTAAATTCCTTCCCTTTCCCAACGCTGTCGGCGATTCGCAGCAGCTGACTCTCGTGAAAGGGGGTCGGCTTGCCGTTCCTTCCGCGTGCGTGGTAGCCTCGTATTTGAAGTGCTGTAGAGATACTTCCGAGCACCGTGGCTTCGCCAGAACAAACAATGTCTTTCATCGCATCGTATATCTTCTTATCTCTTTCACGAGATTTCAGACTGAGCGGCCGGCTCTCCTCAAAGCCTCGTAGTGCCTGCTTCAGCTTGTACTTCCCAACTGCGGCAAGCGACGCAATTTCTTCAGTGTTGATGTGTATGTAATCGTCAACATACGGGTCGGTGAGCGATTGCTCATCGATTCTAAAAATTTCTTCCATGATGTCATCAATGAAGGCAAGCTTAATCCAGAAATCTAAGAAATCATCAAAGAGGTCGTATTGGCCGCGTATTGCGTCATAAGACTCAACAAGAACCAAGTCAACGATACCAAACCTCTCAAGAGCTATACCTAACGTTGGATGCTGAAATACTTCGGCAAGTGAGAGTTCGCCGATCAACCGGTACCGCGACCCTCGCTTGATGATATCCAGGTTCTCGGACAGCTTGTCTCGCCGCCCCTCCTCTGACTTAACACCTTGTAAAAGAACGGCATTTCGAATTTCCATTGACAACTCCCCCCTCTGTCAATTGTCTGCTGTGGCACCGGAAACTTCTCAGCGGCATTATATCTTCGTCAGTGGCCACTGCATATCGCCAACTTACCGCAACATGGCAAATACTCACAACGTGTGCGAATATGGGGAGAAGTACAAGAATGAATACTTTCACGAATGATAGTCAGTCTACGCTCCAAGCCGACGAGGACCACGCTCAACAGCACGCAGAGCAAGAGCAAACTGTTTCCGGAAACAGTTCAGCGGATGAAGATGCATCAGCGGAAGCCGATTCGGGCTTCACAGATCTGGAAGCGGGTGTTCTCGAGCACGTTGACGAAGTGCAACTCCTGATCGGTGATATGGATAGGCATCGATTAGCCGGCCGAACTATGAAATTGGATTTCGAAAGCCGAATGGCCGTCATCGCAACCAAATTCGCTCCACTGTACGCACGGATCTCAGCTATGCCACCGCAGGAGCGACGAGCATTTCTTTCAACTCCTGCGAAGCTGGGAGGTGTCGAGAAGAAGTGGCCCGATGCCCGAGCGATAGACCCTTATGCCGTGATGATGGTCCACAAATACCTTTTTGATGGCAAAGAGAATAGAAAGGGAGCGATTAAAGTCCTGTGCAACAGAATTGGATATACGGCAGCGGCTTTGGCGGAGATTGGAAAATTCAATTTCGATGACGCTTACAATTATGTGGTAAAAAACGGAATGTGCGGAAGAGTTTCTCTTGATTATACGGCCAGGAAAAGGAACAAATATGAAGTTGGGCTGTCAGTTCTGGATTCGAAACCTGTACAGTTCTCATTTAGTATTCCGGAGGATGATGGATTCCCTCCTGGATCTTACAGGGCGTTTCTAGTTCGAAAAGCTGAAGAGGCTGGATACCACTTGATCGATGATCTCGCTCCGGATGAGAAATTGCTGGGCCAGATAATTGAGCGGTACTATTCTTATGCTGACAAGCCTGAGACTGAGCACGGAGAACCGCCTCCCGAAGATCCAGACATACGAACAGTTACCTCGCAGAGACTGAGCATAGAATGGACCGGCAATCGTCGTGTTAATCCCTCGGGCGGATGCTCCAATGCCGATGCTGATTGCGATAACTGTTACGCTCGATCTTTTTCGGCTCGCCAGCAGGGTATGGGAAGGATGAAGTATGAAGGAACAACTAGAACGGGCAATAATGGTCGGCTCGAGTGGACCGGAAGACTTAACTGGGACAGCAAAGCCGCACGGCAGCCGCTCCACTGGGGAAAGGGGCAGCTTATCTTTGTAAACTCAATGAGCGATCTGGGACACCCTGGGATCAAGCCAGAAAATTTCGCTGAGATGCTCGATGTCATCGAGCAAACGGCAGACAGGCATGTGTACCAGGTCCTGACCAAGCGTCCCAACGTCGTGGCGAAGCGGCTCAAGGTTCTCGGTCGCTCCTGGCCGGATAATGCATGGCTTGGCACATCGGTGGGCGTCAGGAAAGGCCTCCATCGCATCGCTGCACTCCAAGAGATCGATGCCAAACGGTTCCTGTCGCTGGAGCCGCTGATCGAGGATGTCGGAGACCTCAATCTCACGGGCATCGATTGGGTCATTGCTGGCGGAGAATCTGGGCAATCTCGAATTCGGAAGCCAGAGCCCGATTGGCTTAGGAACCTTCGGGATCAGTGCCTAAGTGGTGAAATCCCGTTTTTCTTCAAACAATGGGGAGACTGGAAATTCAACCCTCTGACGAGGGAGTACGGATTGGCGAAGGCCAAATCGATGGAAGAGGAGGTCGGGGATGCCAACAGCCATGGCGGAGCCCTGCTTGATGAGCGGCTCTGGCGAGAGATGCCAGAAAAGATGGCCGAAGTCCTCCGCAGTTCTTAACCGGCAGGAGGGCAAGACCTAGCTCCGAACTGTTTCTGGAAACAGTTTTCGGCACTGGTGGGGAGGTGGCGAGAGCCACTTCCCCTGCTTGCTCCCTTGACACTCCTCCTGTGGCGGATGTCCCAAAACCCCCTCCGCCAACCGGGTCCCCAGCGTCGCATATTTCCTGGCTTCCGGAGCCTCTTCTGCGGTGTCCCACAACCACCCGGTTAGTTGACAGCGGCTGGGCCTGTGCGACGGTGATCGGCATGAAGAAGGTCGCCATATACGCCAGGGTGTCGACGGATCGGCACCAGACAGTCGAGAACCAACTCGTCGCTCTCCAGGCGATGGGCGAGCGGTTGGGTTGGGTCGTCGTGGCCGTCCATGTCGATGAGGGGATCAGCGGTGCGAAGGGTCGGGAGCAGAGACCAGGGTTTGACGCCCTGCTGAAGGGGGTGGCACGCCGGGAGTTCGACCTGATCGCGGCGTGGAGCGTGGACCGACTCGGCCAGTCGCTCCAGGATCTCGTGGGTTTTCTGGCCGACATCCAAGCCCGCGGGATTGATCTCTACCTGCACCGGCAGGGCCTCGACACCTCGACACCGTCGGGCCGAATGATGTTCCAACTGCTGGGGGTGTTCGCCGAGTTCGAACGATCGATGATCCGGGAGCGGGTCATGGCCGGGCTCGACCGGGCTCGTAGTCAGGGTCGCCGCATCGGTCGACCGCCGATGCCGGCGGGCAAGCTTGAGAGCGTCCGGCAGGCCCTGGCCGGCGGTGCCGGCGTGCGGCAGGTGGCCCGGTTGACCGGCGTCAGTCCGACAGCGGTCTCGCGGGTCAGGCAGTCCATGGTCGCCGAGAGCCAGTCCGGCACAGTCTGAGCCCAAGACTGTGCCGGACTGGCTCTCGGCGGGTAAATACCGGGACGCACCTCGGCGTCGCCCGTCACGGAGTTCAGCATGCGAGCCCACGAGTTCATTAGCAAACGACGCAGCCATCGTCATGAGCACGTCGCAGTCCTCTACCTTGATCCGACTGACTGGAACCGGTTCCGAGCCTTCGCCCAGGATCGTGATGATGTCGTTATCCTTGACGCCAAGCCGGATGCAGATCGGATTGCTGTCCAGTGCGGCTGCCAGTCGGTTGAGATCTGCGACCGGCTGCAGGATGCCTGGAACTGACGCTGGGATCGGTTTTGTCCTGAGCATGCCTGTTGGTTGCTCCAGCCGGCGCCGCAGGCGCCGGCTGGAGCATGACCTCAGTCCTGCGGGAACTCGAAGCCGATCTTCCCACCGGGCACGCAGTGCCAGCGAAGTCTGGCAAGGGTAAGCACCGCCAGGTCGTCACACCCTACGATGAAGGTGCGATAGCAGTTTCCTCCCGACCACCATACCCGACCCGGAGCAATGCTGTATTGACCAGGAACGCGTCCGGCCGACGACGAGAGCTTGTCGATCCAGCAGGTCCGGACATCGATTCTGGTGATATGGGATCGGCTTTCGACCTCCGTCCGCAATGCCGTGTTCTCTGCGTCCACGACAGCCTTGTGCTTGTGCATAGTGAGCAGATGTCTGAGAAGCTTAACGTCCATGGTAAACAACCTTTCTATGTGTTTCGAACCGTAGCCATCCGCTGCGGTAAGGGTAATTTGAAGCATCTGATCAGGGAGAAGCAAAATTACTGTTTGGTCAGATGAGTACTTTTCTGCGATTTCGCTAATGTGGTGGGTAAATGACTTTGACGTGATTGACGTCAGAGGGGCATTCACTCGGGAGGTGGCGGTGAAGGTCGAGTGAGTGCTTGGTCGCTCAGTGGCGGGGGACTATCGGGAATTTCGTGCTTGGCGGGGTTATCCTGAAACAGAAGGAGACCCTGAATGGCCCGACGCAAAGATCCTGTTATCCCTGACGCGATCCTTGACCAGCTGCTGGCTGGAGCCGATGCGAAGACGGCATTCGACCAGAACGGCCTGCTCGACCAGCTGAAGAAGGCGCTGACGGAGCGGGCGCTGAAGGCGGAGCTGGATCATCATCTGGCTGGAGATGAGAGCGGCAACCGTCGCAACGGTTACGGCCACAAGACGGTGCTGACCGATGGCGGCTCGATGGGTCTGTCCATTCCCCGCGATCGGTCGGGGACGTTCGATCCGGCGCTGATCGGCAAATACCAGCGGCGCTTCCCCGGCTTCGACGAGAAGATCATCTCAATGTACGCACGCGGCATGTCAACCCGGGAGATCACGGGACACCTGCGGGAGCTCTATGGCATCGAGGTGTCGGCCGACCTGATCTCCACGGTGACGGACGCCGTGATCGAGGAGGTGACGGCCTGGCAGAACCGGCCGCTGGAGGCGATCTACCCCCTGGTGTTCCTGGATGCCATCCGGGTCAAGATCCGCGACGAAGGTCTGGTCCGCAACAAGGCCATCCATGTCGCCATCGGCGTGCGGGCCGACGGCGCCAAGGAGGTGCTGGGCCTGTGGATCGAACAGAACGAGGGCGCCAAGTTCTGGCTGCGCGTCCTGAACGAGTTGAAGAACCGGGGTGTGGAGGACATCCTGCTGGCCGTCGTCGATGGGCTGAAAGGCTTTCCCGAGGCGATCGCGGCTGCCTATCCGGAGACGATTGTTCAGACTTGCGTCGTTCATCTGCTGCGCCACAGCATGGAGTTCGCGTCCTGGAAGGACCGCAAGGCCATCGCCGCCGCCCTGAAGACGGTCTACGACGCTGTCGACGACAAGGCCGCCGAGATGGCTCTGAGCGCCTTTGAGACCGGGCCTTGGGGCGAAAAATACGCGGCCATCGGCAAGGCTTGGCGGCGGGCGTGGCCGGAGGTCATCCCCTTCTTTGCCTTCCCGCGCGAGGTCCGGCGCATCCTTTACACGACCAATGCCATTGAAGCGTTGAACTCAAAGCTGCGCCGGGCGGTCCGGGCCAGGGGGCATTTCCCCAATGACGAGGCCGCGCTGAAGCTCCTGTTTCTCGTCTTGAACCGCGCGGAGAAAGACTGGAAGATGCCGCCCCGGGAATGGACGGCCGCCAAAGCCCAGATGGCTGTCATCTTCGGCGACCGGTTCGCAAAGGCGATGACCGCCTGATACTGAACCCGCCCCGCCAAGCACGGAATTCCCGACAGTCCCCGGGAAGGCTGCCCAGGACCTCACTGTGTCGGTCGTCGGCCAGCTTGGCGAAGTCGCTGTCCACCCAGGCGTCGCCGAGCGGCGACAGGAACCGCTTGACCATCTCGGTCTTGCCGCCACCCTGCTGGCCGATGATCACCGGCATCATGTGATTGCCGACCGTCATACCCCGGATCTTCCGGCCGACCTGCCAGATGAAGTGCTGGAGGACAGCCTTGACCAGGTGATGATCCTGGTCGTAGTCGGCCAGCACAGCCTGGAGGAACAGGTCCCACTGCTGGTCTGTCTCGGCGTGCTCATCTTCCTGAATGCCGCCGCCCACTTTGTCAGCGAGCCAGAACAGGATCTCCGCCCGCTTCTGCACCACCCATTCGTTCCAAGCCCGCTCAATGCCGGCCTCGGTGAAGCCGAGCTTGTGATCCTCGTTGAAGATCTTCATCTGATCGACGACCCGCCTCACGTCGATCTCCCGCGGACTCCAGATTTCGTTGAAGCGGTCGAGGTACTCGTCGTCGGTCTCCTGGAGGCGGACTTCGCTACCGTCCGCCCGGATCAACACCCGCTTGGTAACCCGGACCCTGTCCTTGAGCGTCGGCTCCAAGCCAAACTGATCGGTGTAGGCCCGAATGAATTCAGCAAGGCTCGTCGGGAAAAATCCCAGAACCTCGGCGACCTTGGCCCTGGCGATCTTTCGCTTGGTCAGGTTGACGTTCAGGCCGACCTCACCCTTCAAGAACTCCGCGACG
This Skermanella mucosa DNA region includes the following protein-coding sequences:
- a CDS encoding IS256 family transposase, coding for MARRKDPVIPDAILDQLLAGADAKTAFDQNGLLDQLKKALTERALKAELDHHLAGDESGNRRNGYGHKTVLTDGGSMGLSIPRDRSGTFDPALIGKYQRRFPGFDEKIISMYARGMSTREITGHLRELYGIEVSADLISTVTDAVIEEVTAWQNRPLEAIYPLVFLDAIRVKIRDEGLVRNKAIHVAIGVRADGAKEVLGLWIEQNEGAKFWLRVLNELKNRGVEDILLAVVDGLKGFPEAIAAAYPETIVQTCVVHLLRHSMEFASWKDRKAIAAALKTVYDAVDDKAAEMALSAFETGPWGEKYAAIGKAWRRAWPEVIPFFAFPREVRRILYTTNAIEALNSKLRRAVRARGHFPNDEAALKLLFLVLNRAEKDWKMPPREWTAAKAQMAVIFGDRFAKAMTA
- a CDS encoding type I restriction endonuclease; its protein translation is MAQGMEWHLVEQPTIVCLEAMGYCFVPPEDHADLRDGDNQVLFRPHVVAAIKRINGVSEADAQAAYADLVSVSSNEAWLSILRGNFSRPIQGEATRRTLRVIDFRTLTNNVLTVTHQFRVKAEVTRIPDVVIHLNGIPVVVIECKSPRDYREFRAWRGYPETEGDPEWPDAKILLSLTRSLTSCWLEPMRRRHSTRTACSTS
- a CDS encoding restriction endonuclease subunit S; the encoded protein is MADIVGGSTPSKDEASYWEDGTIAWATPSDVTKLPIGVTKINRTASSINDKAIKGLSLRLLPPGSVLMTSRATIGYPVINLVPMTTNQGFANFLPSRHYDPTFLTQWIIYNRLNLERLAGGSTFLEISKKSLKSFPIALPPLHAQRRIAEILTSVDEAIQATQAVIEQTRKVKQGVLKRLLTRGIGHTRFKLTEVGEIPETWELKPLGELCTLTNGNGFRPTEWTSHGLPIIRIQNLNGSREFNYFAGTPKDKWIVDPGDLLFSWAGVRGVSFGPHLWDGPRGVLNQHIFKVHSCSEVDKFWLFFAMTLVTTRIESKAHGFKASLLHVHKSEITNQLIAVPPKPEQEKIVHRLNALSEAEQASREELASLKETKSALLSDLLSGQKRVFIDNLAAAE
- a CDS encoding type I restriction-modification system subunit M, which gives rise to MTVLSLDQLEAHLWRAADILRGAIDASDYKHYIFGLLFYKRLCDVWEEEYEERLARYGDEELAADPEEHRFPIPVGHFWKDVRRHTTDIGTHLNVAFHAVEDANHRLRGVFQDVDFNNKERFPDAVLEKLLQHFERYRLRNVDVEPDVLGQAYEYLIAQFADDAGKKGGEFYTPKMVVRLIVECLRPDEGMSIYDPTCGSGGMLLEVVHHLERLGKNPKSLSLFGQERNLNTWAICQMNLFLHDIDDASVARGDTLIDPKHLIGEGVRRQGVDGLMDTLKGVHLARGAIRTFDRVLANPPFSLKQWGHDVWSNGDPFARDRYGCPPKSYADLAFVQHMIASLKHDGMLGVVLPHGILFRSGAEGRIREGMLKDDLIEAVIGLAPNLFYGAGIPACIVIIRKDKPAERKGKVLFVNGVEQFVEGKAQNHLSASNVAVLARAFHDYADVDRLARVVPIQEIATNDHNLNISRYVHVTEDAEDLDVAEEVEKLLELREQRDTAEAKMMGFLKELGYVPEGA
- a CDS encoding phage Gp37/Gp68 family protein, which produces MNTFTNDSQSTLQADEDHAQQHAEQEQTVSGNSSADEDASAEADSGFTDLEAGVLEHVDEVQLLIGDMDRHRLAGRTMKLDFESRMAVIATKFAPLYARISAMPPQERRAFLSTPAKLGGVEKKWPDARAIDPYAVMMVHKYLFDGKENRKGAIKVLCNRIGYTAAALAEIGKFNFDDAYNYVVKNGMCGRVSLDYTARKRNKYEVGLSVLDSKPVQFSFSIPEDDGFPPGSYRAFLVRKAEEAGYHLIDDLAPDEKLLGQIIERYYSYADKPETEHGEPPPEDPDIRTVTSQRLSIEWTGNRRVNPSGGCSNADADCDNCYARSFSARQQGMGRMKYEGTTRTGNNGRLEWTGRLNWDSKAARQPLHWGKGQLIFVNSMSDLGHPGIKPENFAEMLDVIEQTADRHVYQVLTKRPNVVAKRLKVLGRSWPDNAWLGTSVGVRKGLHRIAALQEIDAKRFLSLEPLIEDVGDLNLTGIDWVIAGGESGQSRIRKPEPDWLRNLRDQCLSGEIPFFFKQWGDWKFNPLTREYGLAKAKSMEEEVGDANSHGGALLDERLWREMPEKMAEVLRSS
- a CDS encoding recombinase family protein, with translation MKKVAIYARVSTDRHQTVENQLVALQAMGERLGWVVVAVHVDEGISGAKGREQRPGFDALLKGVARREFDLIAAWSVDRLGQSLQDLVGFLADIQARGIDLYLHRQGLDTSTPSGRMMFQLLGVFAEFERSMIRERVMAGLDRARSQGRRIGRPPMPAGKLESVRQALAGGAGVRQVARLTGVSPTAVSRVRQSMVAESQSGTV
- a CDS encoding IS256 family transposase, coding for MARRKDPVIPDAILDQLLAGADAKTAFDQNGLLDQLKKALTERALKAELDHHLAGDESGNRRNGYGHKTVLTDGGSMGLSIPRDRSGTFDPALIGKYQRRFPGFDEKIISMYARGMSTREITGHLRELYGIEVSADLISTVTDAVIEEVTAWQNRPLEAIYPLVFLDAIRVKIRDEGLVRNKAIHVAIGVRADGAKEVLGLWIEQNEGAKFWLRVLNELKNRGVEDILLAVVDGLKGFPEAIAAAYPETIVQTCVVHLLRHSMEFASWKDRKAIAAALKTVYDAVDDKAAEMALSAFETGPWGEKYAAIGKAWRRAWPEVIPFFAFPREVRRILYTTNAIEALNSKLRRAVRARGHFPNDEAALKLLFLVLNRAEKDWKMPPREWTAAKAQMAVIFGDRFAKAMTA